One window of the Trifolium pratense cultivar HEN17-A07 linkage group LG2, ARS_RC_1.1, whole genome shotgun sequence genome contains the following:
- the LOC123903955 gene encoding inositol-3-phosphate synthase, with protein sequence MFIENFKVESPNVKYTETEIQSVYNYETTELVHENRNGTYQWIVKPKTVKYEFKTDIKVPKLGVMLVGWGGNNGSTLTGGVIANREGISWATKDNIQQANYFGSLTQASAIRVGSFQGEEIHAPFKSLLPMVNPDDIVFGGWDISNMNLADAMARARVFDIDLQKQLRPYMESMVPLPGIYDPDFIAANQGERANNVIKGTKREQINQIIKDIREFKEANKVDRVVVLWTANTERYSNLVVGLNDTTENLFAAVDRNESEISPSTLFGIACVLENVPFINGSPQNTFVPGLIDLAIKNNSLIGGDDFKSGQTKMKSVLVDFLVGAGIKPTSIVSYNHLGNNDGMNLSAPQTFRSKEISKSNVVDDMVNSNAILYAPGEHPDHVVVIKYVPYVGDSKRAMDEYTSEIFMGGKNTIVLHNTCEDSLLAAPIILDLVLLAELSTRIQFKSEAENKFHTFHPVATILSYLTKAPLVPPGTPVVNALSKQRAMLENIMRACVGLAPENNMILEYK encoded by the exons ATGTTTATCGAGAATTTCAAAGTTGAAAGTCCCAATGTTAAGTACACTGAAACTGAGATTCAGTCTGTGTACAATTATGAAACCACTGAACTCGTTCATGAAAACAGAAATGGCACTTATCAGTGGATTGTTAAACCTAAAACtgttaaatatgaatttaaaaCTGATATCAAGGTTCCTAAATTGGG GGTAATGCTTGTGGGATGGGGTGGAAACAACGGTTCAACCCTGACTGGTGGTGTTATTGCTAATCGAGA GGGAATTTCATGGGCAACCAAAGATAATATTCAACAAGCTAATTACTTTGGATCCCTAACTCAAGCTTCAGCTATCCGTGTTGGATCTTTCCAAGGAGAGGAAATTCATGCTCCCTTCAAGAGCTTGCTTCCAATG GTCAACCCTGATGACATTGTTTTTGGCGGATGGGATATCAGTAACATGAACCTTGCTGATGCCATGGCCAGGGCCAGGGTTTTCGACATCGATTTGCAAAAGCAATTGAGGCCTTATATGGAATCCATGGTTCCACTTCCCGGTATTTATGACCCGGATTTCATTGCTGCCAATCAAGGAGAACGTGCTAATAATGTTATCAAGGGTACAAAGAGAGAACAAATTAACCAAATCATCAAAGACATTAG GGAATTTAAGGAAGCTAACAAAGTGGACAGGGTTGTTGTCCTCTGGACTGCTAACACAGAGAGGTACAGTAATTTGGTTGTTGGACTCAATGACACCACAGAGAACCTTTTTGCTGCTGTGGACAGAAATGAGTCTGAGATTTCTCCTTCCACCTTGTTTGGTATTGCTTGTGTTTTGGAAAATGTTCCTTTCATTAATGGAAGCCCTCAGAACACCTTTGTCCCAG GGCTGATTGATCTTGCCATCAAGAACAACAGTTTGATTGGTGGTGATGACTTCAAGAGTGGTCAAACCAAAATGAAATCTGTTTTGGTTGATTTCCTTGTAGGAGCTGGTATCAAG CCAACATCAATAGTGAGTTACAATCATCTTGGAAACAATGATGGTATGAACCTCTCAGCACCACAAACTTTCCGCTCCAAGGAAATTTCAAAGAGCAATGTTGTTGACGATATGGTCAACAGCAATGCCATCCTCTATGCGCCTGGCGAGCATCCAGACCATGTTGTAGTCATTAAG TATGTGCCTTATGTTGGTGACAGCAAGAGAGCCATGGATGAGTACACTTCAGAAATTTTCATGGGTGGAAAGAACACTATCGTGTTGCACAACACGTGTGAAGATTCCCTCTTGGCTGCTCCTATTATCTTGGATTTGGTTCTTCTTGCTGAGCTCAGCACTAGAATTCAGTTCAAATCTGAAGCTGAG AACAAGTTTCACACATTCCACCCTGTAGCTACCATCCTCAGTTACCTGACCAAGGCTCCTTTG GTTCCACCGGGCACACCAGTGGTGAATGCATTGTCCAAGCAGAGAGCAATGCTCGAAAACATCATGAGGGCTTGTGTTGGATTGGCTCCAGAGAACAACATGATCCTCGAGTACAAGTGA